A region of the Lepidochelys kempii isolate rLepKem1 chromosome 24, rLepKem1.hap2, whole genome shotgun sequence genome:
ccccccccccccgccccaacaacGAGGCACCCAAAATCGCCACTCACATTTCAAAATCCCAGCCTAAGTCTCAGGTAAAGTccatgagatttaggctcctaagtgccttagtctcttttgaaaatgggatttgagggccagatttttaaaaggtacttACGAGCCGAAAGGCGCACAGAGGTGCTATGGGGAGGTTCAaaagtgcctaattcccattggtgTGGAGTTGAGACACCTAGGTGCTTCTGAAACTCCCACGAGGTTCCCTGTCTGCacctttagacacctaaatactttttaaaatgcatccctaggctcctaagtcacttaggggcttttgaaaatgttacccttgaTCTAAACCCCAGCTGTGTTCTTTGATGTAAATATAGCAGCTGTgccttagactggaagctctttgtcCAGCACCAGCATCATGGGGTCCCGAGCCATGACCGGGGCTGCCAGGCCCAACCACAGTCCACATCATACCACTAGCATCAAGGATGACATGAGGGGAGAAACGAGGGGCTCAGGGGGACCCCCAAAATATCTATAACTGAGGTGAAATGGGAGAGGATGGGGCCTCAGCGAACACAATGGGCCGGGGCCCCAAATTTCTCTCGATAGGCCTGACTGGAACCGCAGTGGGGGTCTCCGAGCCCAGGCTCCGGTCCAAGCTcgcactgcaatttttagcctccCGAGCCCGAATCAGCCAATCTGGGCCAGCCGTGGCCATGCTGCAGGTCTTCTATTGCAGTGTAGCTGTGCCTATTGTCTGGGGCAAGCTGGAGGGGGTTTCCTGAGAGCAGCAGATGGCACTCCCCTCCCCTGAGAGTCTGGGTACCATCACCCCCGAATCCTATCCCTCCCAGGGCATGGCAGATGCCGCACAGCTGGGCAGCACCCATGGCACCGTGGTAACTATTTTGAAAAGGCTCCTGCATGGTCTGGTGCTTGCACCTTTTGCACATTCACACGCCGATGCGGTTTACCGCTGACGCTATAGGCACTGTATTTATTGTACCACGTTTGGATGtttacaaaaatgaaataaagtgACGGGACACACGTCTGGTTCCTTAGCTCAGTTTCTCTGGCCACACTGGTGGCCAGGAGGCATTTTCAAAGCTCTGGGCCACGGGCAAAAATGATCAACCACATGCATCCCAACTCCTTTGGGTCAGTGTCTGGGAAGAAGGCAGCAAAAGTGGAGCTTATTGTAGACAGTGGCCAAGCATCATACCTGTTCTGACCTCTGTGTTTCTCATGCAACAGTGGAGGACTTTGCTAACTCCTAAAAATCAAAACCGTGCAGACCCTGGCTCCCTTGCTCAGCTCACACAGCGAGGTGGACTTAAAACCCAGGCGTTCTCCCTGCAATCACAACAGCAACTGTTGACAACAGCAgttgttgccagaagctgggaatgggcaacaggggatgggtcacttgatgattccctgttctgttcattcccactggggcacctggcactggccgctgttggaaggcaggatactgggctcgatggacctttggtctgacccagtagggccgttcttatgttagaTTAACTGTTTTcattagtgacaggtttcagagtaacagccgtgttagtctgtattcacaaaaagaaaaggagtacttgtggcaccttagagactaaccaatttatttgagcataagctttcgtgagctacagctcacttcatcggatgcatactgtggaaagttagaagatctttttatatacacacaaagcatgaaaaaatacctcctcccaccccactttcctgctggtaatagcttatctaaagtgaccactctccttacaatgtgtatgataataaaggtgggccatttccagcacaaatccagggtttaacaagaatgtggggggaggggtaggaaaaaacaaggggaaataggttaccttgcataatgacttagccactcccagtctctattcaagcctaagttaattgtatccaatttgcaaatgaattccaattcaacagtttctcgctggagtctggatttgaagtttttttgttttaatattgcgacctttaggtctgagatcgagtgatcagagagattgaagtgttctccgactggtttatgaatgttataattcttgacatctgatttgtgtccatttattcttttacgtagagactgtccagtttgaccaatgtacatggcagaggggcattgctggcacatgaaggcatatatcacatcggtggatgtgcaggtgaacaagcctctgatagtgtggctgatgttattaggccctgtgatggtgtcccctgaatagatatgagggcacagttggcaatgggctttgttgcaaggacaggttcctgggttagtggttctgttgtgtggtatgtggttgccggtgagtatttgcttcaggttggggggctgtctgtaggcaaggactggcctgtctcccaagatttgtgagagtgttgagtcatccttcaggataggttgtagatccctaataatgcattggaggggttttagttgggggctgaaggtgacggctagtggcgttctgttattttctttgttaggcctgtcctggagtaggtgacttctgggtactcttctggctctgtcaatctatttcctcacttcccaggtgggtattgtagttgtaagaatgcttgacagagatcttgtaggtgtttgtctctgtctgaggggttggagcaaatgcggttgtatcgcggagcttggctgtagacgatggatcgtgtggtgtggtcagggtgaaagctggaggcatgtaggtaggaatagcggtcagtaggtttccggtatagggcggtgtttatgtgatcatcgtttattagcactgtagtgtccaggaagtggatctcttgtgttgactggaccaggctgaggttgatggtgggatggaaattgttgaaatcatggtggaattcctcaagggcttcttttccatgggtccagatgatgaagatgtcatcaatatagcgcaagtagagtaggggcattaggggacgaatggacacaaatcagatgtcaagaattataacattcataaaccagtcggagaacacttcaatctctctggtcactcgatctcagacctaaaggtcgcaatattaaaacaaaaaaacttcaaatccagactccagcaagaaactgttgaattggaattcatttgcaaattggatacaattaacttaggcttgaatagagactgggagtggctaagtcattatgcaaggtagcctgtttccccttgttttttcctaccccccccacattcttgttaaaccctggatttgtgctggaaatggcccaccttgattatcatacacattgtaaggagaggtttcagagtaacagccgtgttagtctgtattcgcaaaaagaaaaggagtacttgtggcaccttagagactaaccaatttattagagcataagctttcgtgagctacagctcacttcctcagatgctcacgaaagcttatgctctaataaattggttagtctctaaggtgccacaagtactccttttcttattgtaaggagagtggtcactttagataagctattaccagcaggagagttggtttgtgtgtgtgtgtgggggggtgagaaaacctgaatttgtgctggaaagggcccaattgattaccatacacattttCAGGAGAGTGATCGCTAATGTCAGCTAATGTCAGGAGGGCAGaggaaaaaaccacacccccaaCTGCCATAGCTCTGGCAGCAAAAGCCCCAGTGTAAATGTAGATAGACCAAGTCCTTGTACCTGTATAGATTATTCCCTTCAGGAAACTGCTATAAACTATACCAGCAGAAGTATAAACTGCATCATTCCTCGGAGGGTTTGTGAGACAGCAATACCAAGAAACCCTTTCTAGTGTAGGCAACAACCTCAATGAGATGGTGGCACTCTTATCACAAGCAGACGGCACTGATGCTTGAATAGGCTGGTTTCTGTTTGAATGTCGTGTAGCATGCACATATGGTTTGGTCCATCTACATGCTCTGTGCAGAGCAGCTCAAATGCTGAGCATACTTTGCTGCATGCTAGGTGAAATCGGCCTGGATTTGAAACAGGCCTGAGCCCCAGTCCTTCGCTCTGCAAAAATACATGGCTGCAAAATGGCTTAATTTGGGTTAGAAAAGGAGGGGAGGCAGAGTAAATCACTGAGCATAGAgttgactaaccaatttatttgagcatgagctttcgtgagctacagcataaaaaagaagcttacaagaagtggaaggttggacatatgaccagggaagagtataaaaatattgctcgggcatgtaggaatgaaattaggagggccaaatcgcacctggagctgcagctagcgagagatgttaagagtaacaagaagggtttcttcaggtatgttggcaacaagaagaaagccaaggaaagtgtggtccccttaatgaatgagggaggcaacctagtgacagaggatgtggaaaaagctaatgtactcaatgctttttttgcctctgtcttcatgaacaaggtcagctcccagactgctgtgctgggcatcacaacatggggaatagatggccagcccgctgtggagaaagaggtggttagggactatttagaaaagctggacgtgcacaagtccatggggccggacaagttgcatccgagagtgctaaaggagttggcggatgtgattgcagagccattggccattatctaaactcgtggcgaatgggggaagtcccggacgactggaaaaaggctaatgtagtgccaatctttaaaaaagggaagaaggaggatcctgggaactacaggccagtgagcctcacctcagtccctggaaaaatcatggagcaggtcctcaaagaatcaatcctgaagcacttacatgagaggaaagtgatcaggaacagtcagcatggattcaccaaaggaaggtcatgcctgactaatctaatcgccttctatgatgagattactggttctgtggatgaagggaaagcagtggatgtattgtatcttgactttagcaaagcttttgacacggtctcccacagtattcttgtcagcaagttaaagaagtatgggctggatgaatgcactataaggtgggtagaaagttagctagattgtcgggctcaacgggtagtgatcaatggctccatgtctagttggcagccggtatcaagtggagtgccccaagggtcggtcctggggccggttttgttcaatatcttcataaatgatctggaggatggtgtggactgcactctcagcaaatttgcggatgatactaaactgggaggagtggtagatacgctggagggcagggataggatacagaaggacctagacaaattggaggattgggccaaaagaaatctgatgaggttcaataaggataagtgcagggtcctgcacttaggatggaagaacccaatgcacagctacagactagggaccgaatggctaggcagcagttcagcggaaaaggacctaggggtgacagtggacaagaagctggatatgagtcagcagtgtgcgcttgttgccaagaaggccaatggcattttgggatgtataagtaggggcatagcgagcagatctagggacgtgatcgttcccctctattcgacattggtgaggcctcatctggagtactgtgtccagttttgggccccacactacaagaaggatgtggataaattggagagagtccagcgaagggcaacaaaaatgattaggggtctggaacacattagttatgaggagagactgagggaactgggattgtttagtctgcggaagagaagaatgaggggggatttgatagctgctttcaactacctgagaggtagttccagagaggatggttctagactattctcagtggtggaagaggacaggacaaggagtaatggtctcaagttgctgtgggggaggtttagtttggatattaggaaaaacttcttcactaggagggtggtgaaacactggaatgcgttgcctagggaggtggtggaatctccttccttagaagtttttaaggtcaggcttgacaaagccctggctgggatgatttaattggggatgcgTCCttcttttgagcagggggttggactagatgacctcctgaggtcccttccaaccctgatattctatgattcatcggatgcatactgtggaaactgcagaagacattatatatatatatatatatatatatatatatatatatatgtagctcacgaaagctcatgctcaaataaattggttagtctctaaggtgccacaagtactccttttctttttgcgaatacagactaacacggctgttactctgaaacctgagcataGAGTTGTAAGGGGAGGGTCGCCCTCAAGGACCACTGAAACTGGGACCCTCGTGGGGGGTGGTTAGTTCCTGAGGGCTGGGCAATGGGCAAAGGCTGCAGCTATGTGGCCTTTGCAGGAGCTGAGCTTGGCCTCTGCCACTGTGGGAACCTGCAAAGGGCACAGATGCCTTTTGTGCGGTTTGGTTAGAAAAGGCCACGTTAGAGCACACGGAACAAAGCCAGCACCTGCTTCTCCCCCGCAGCACCCGGTACAGCGGCAGCTACATTGTCAcactcccccaggaccccttGCAAATCTGCACCTCCACTTGCCGGGGCCCCCTGAAAAATCCACCACACCTCTCCCAGGCCCTCCTGAAAAGCCACAAATTCCCAGACCAGATgccatcctccctcccccgccccggtcTGGTCCAGGCACCAAGCCAAACCTGCATCTGGGGCAATGCATACACCCTGCCGGTGCAGCAGGCTAAgggtgtgtcacctctccccgcACCGCCCCGCGGGTGCTGCCCTGCAAAATGCAACCAGCCCCCAAACCCCATGCCGTGCAAAGCAGcaaatgcctcctcctcctcctcggtgCTGCCGGACTTAACAGGCGCCATGCAACCCGCTCGCATACAAAACACGTGCAACCGCCTCCTTCTCCCCGGCGCTCGGCCGGCGGGGGGGAAGGGTCTGTCCTCTGCACCAGGGCTTGCAATGGTACCCCCCCCCTCAAACACTTACCCCGCAGCTGGGTGGGGCTCTGCCGGCTGCACCAGCTCTTGCAATgcgaccccctcacccccttatcccgcagctggggggggggctctgccgGCTGCACCAGCTCTTGCAATGCGATCCCCCCCCACTTACCCCGCAGCTGGGTGGGGCTCTGCCGGCTACACCAGGGCTTGCaatgcgaccccccccccccactcccacttaCCCCGCAGCTGGGTGGGGCTCTGCCGGCTGCACCAGGGCTTGCAatgggacccccccacacacttacCCCGCAGCTGCGTGGGGCTCTGCCGGCTGCACCAGGGCTTGCAATGCGACCCCCCCACTTACCCCGCAGCTGCGTGGGGCTCTGCCGGCTGCACCAGGGCTTGCAAtaggaccccccacccccttatccCGCAGCTGCGTGGGGCTGTCAGCTGCACCAGGGCTTGCAAtgcgacccccccacccccttagccCGCAGCTGCGTGGGGCTCTGTCGGCTGCACCAAGGCTCTGCCGGTGCAAAGCAGGCGCGTGCCTCCCCGAGGGGCAGGCTCGCGCCCCGCCCAGCCAACgacccgccgccccccccccccattcgaACGACGCTCGGGAGCCTGGGGAAGGCAgcggccccccctccccccagcaacaGCTTGTGGgagtctgcccccccccccgagagagactcttctccccccctccacagGGTCTGGGGtctcccctgagcccccccccccgagactctGCCCTCCACAGGGTCTGGGGTTTCCCCTGAGCCCCCCAGTAatctgagcccccccccaagAGAGTGACTGCCCCCCACAGGGACCTGGCCtctcccctgcatccccccaGCAACCTGAGACCCTCCCCGAGAGAGCAACTCTGCTCCGTGGGGTCTCacctgtgccccccgcccccgagagagcccagccccccaggaATCTGGGGGATCCCTTGCATACCCCCCCACCTGTCTGAGCCCTTCTGAGTGatattctgccccccccccataagCCACCCCCCAGAGGCTTGGGAGCCCCAACTGCCTGAGCCTTTGAGAGAGTCTCTCTccacccacacccccccccaaccctcctaGGAGCCTGGGGTCTCCCCATCCCCTGTGAGGTACCCTAGTCCCCTCCCAGAGGAGCCATCGGAAAGGGGGGGGGTCGCCCCCCCCCCATGAGGATGGGGCTGCTCCCTGgtgccctggccctgctcctggccctgcaggCGGCCTCGGCCCTGGCTGTAGGCCCAGGGGGGCGCAACCAGCCCCAAGAAGCCACTGCCCACTCATCCTCCACGATGATCAGTGGCATGACAGCCCCGACCGCCATGGCGACACTCTCCGATGCCTTGGCTAGGGCCACCACGCCCGAGGTTGGTGGGCAGACCCTGGAGGCCTCAAGCAAGAAAGTGGTCACCCCGGGCAACGGTGTAGGCTATGAGTTTACCACGGCCAACGGTGAAGAGTATGAGGTCATCACCGGCAGCAACAGCGGGTATGAGGTCACCACGGGCAACGATATCCTGAGCAACACCATGGGCTCTGGGGGAGTGATCGGCGTGGGAGACACCCGCTACAAGTGGCTGGCGTGGAGCAAGTGGTATTGCAACTGTGAGATGGGTAGCATGTCCCGGGTGCGAGACATCGCCTACACGGTGCCCAGCCTGCAGCTAGATCCAGACGACTACAACGCCCTCCGCTTCCAGCGCGTAGCTTGCAGCTACAGCCACTGCAAGTGCAGCCACAAGCACCGTGAGTGCGAGCATGCGAAGGTGACCTGCGATGCCCCCAACCTCTACCTGTGCGCTGTCAGGGATGTCCGGCGGGCCCGGTACCGCCAGGCTCGGCACTTCTGGATACGAGTCCGCATGGAGCTCAAGGGGCTGTGGAAGAGCATCCGAGAGGCCTTCTCCCAGCTCAAGGAGGTGAGGATGGGCTGGTGCTGCCACCTGCCCATAGGAAGGGTGTGGAATGGAGGGTCGTGGACAAGGTATCCAGGCTGCATGGTCTGGGAGTGCAGGGAAGCACAGGCAGGATATCCAGGATTCATGTGCTGGGAGTTTGGGAGCACACAGCCACAGAGCCCAGGGATGCATGGGCTGGGATTCTGGGCGTCAGGATGCATATCTTACAAGGCATTTTATGGGAGCTAAAGGAAGCATCTTTTAATCAACCTACTAAAATATTTCCGCCTCTGGTTTCCCAGTGCATCCTGTCGTCCGTGAATCTTTCAGATTCTAAATGTAAATGACCCTGCCTCCACCCAGGGGTCATTAGCAGGGGTCAGCATCTCTGCATTGATCTCTCTGAGCTAACACATTAGCTAGTAGCAATAGTAGGCTGCTatgctctagggcagtggttcccaaacttgttccactgcttgtgcagggaaagcccctggcgggccgggccggtttgtttacctgccccgtccgcaggttcagccgatcggggccgctccagcagctcccatcggcctagagcagcgaaccgtggccactgggagccgcaatcagccgaacctgcggacgcagcaggtaaacaaagcggcccagcccaccaggggctttccccgcacaagcggtggaacaagtttgggaaccactgctttaggggaTCCTACACTAGAGggaggtatcagagtaacagccgtgttagtgtgtattcgcaaaaagaaaaggaggacttgtggcaccttagagactaaccaatttattagagcataagctttcgtgagctttagataagctattaccagcaggacagtggggtgggaggaggtattgtttcatattctctgtgtatatataaagtctgctgcagtttccacgatatgcatctgatgaagtgagctgtagctcacgaaagcttatgctctaataaattggttagtctctaaggtgccacaagtactccttttcttttagagggaGGTATGACACACTACTCTTGCCAGTGTGTTACCAAAGCACTTCGAGGTAAGGGGTGCCTGTGTGTACTGCATAGCCATGAGTACATCAGTGTGATGAACAAATGACACATAATTACAGTGATGCATTTAAAATCGAGGGAAAAAGACAGTTTGAAACAAGAATTTATACGCGGTCAAATGGTGGATTCAACCACTTCAATCGTTAACCAGCAAAATCACCAGGCATTAGCCTGCTTTGCTATAATGACTGTCAGTACATTCTGTACAGTACAGGCAATTGGTGGAATAAATTTTCTTTGAGCTGTTAATAGTAATGGGCCTGATTGTAGGCGGTTAATCAGTTTTCACTTTGGTGGGTGTCTGCAGGAATGAGGGCAGAGTAAAAGCAATCCAGCCTTATTACTCCTGATTCATTCCAGTTGTTGAAGCTACTTATAATGGGCATAAGTTTCTGCAAGTTTCTGCATTTCTGAGATGCTGCAGGCCTCACCGTAGAAACACTCTGCATTTGTTTAACGGGACACCCAGCAtgaatgtttgcaggatctgggcctatttatttttaaatttctgaaCATGGCCATTACATAATCTCTGGAcaaagcctttttaaaattaaaactcaCCAAAATTTGCTGACCCTAGTGATCATGTATTTCTGTGTTCCACCTCCTAGACTGTTGTAGGCATGCAAACTTTAAGCTGTTTAAGGAGGTTAGAATCTAATATTGTTATTGCGTAAAGTGAAAGAGGCACCAAATTAGCGCTTGATTTACATTTACACTGCAGCCTTGGCATTTACGACCCCTTTAAAGCCCATTTGCACTGCTAGAGGGATACAAATGGACCTTAGTCAAATGAGACTCaagcctttctgattttttttatatgaacATGCATCTGTGATGGGTAGAGATGATATTTATATGTGAATTAAATACTGGTGCCAGgcggtgttgtgaaggccaaaagtacaactgggttcaaaaaagaattagctattGATGGATCTCTCCTCCATAGACTtagctattagtcaagatggtcaggcggacgcaaccccatgctccaggtgtccctaaatctctaactgccagaacctgggaccCAGCGACAGGGGTGGATCAGTCGAACttgccctggtctgttcatttcctctgaagcatttggcaccagccactgttggaagacaggatagtgggctagatggcccattggtctggTCCAGCATGGCTGTTCATATGTTATTATTGTATGGCAGTAAAACATACATAGTTTGGTCGATTAGCAAGCTAAGCTAATGCTGTTTAAttgattttctttcttctctaGGAACACAGCTGAAGATGAACTCCGTGTTCAGGGTTAAGCAGCTGCAGTCTCTGTTGTCAGCAGCTGGCAGTAGCACTCAATCACGCTAGTGCCTCCAGTGAAATTTGTAGTAAATGCTCTTTACAAATCAGTATCTACTCCGGTGCTTTATTGGGAAAGTCCATTGTTTCTAAAGGTGAGTGTCATTTCAGCCCCTGTTCTGAGGCATGCTTTAACCAGAGAAGTCACGCTGACCTGGACAGAGAGTGGCTGGCAGTTCCACTGTACCCCAATTGCTTTCCTCACCTCCCAACAGAGAACACAGATGGGATAGTGCGTAGGGTGCTAGATTAGGATTTAGAAGACCTAGCTTCAAGTCCCTTCTTTGCTAGACATGGCCCTcagcctctctgtacctcagtttcccatttgtacgTTGGGGACAACAGGGccaccctacctcacagggtggtgtgaggataaatacattaaacagtgtgaggtgttcagatacgtAGCTAAGCTAAAACACAGGATAAGCTGGTCTTCCCCCTCACTTTGAAATAGCCAGTTGCTAAAGGTCAAAAGTTTTCAGCAGGTAGATCTGAAAAAGCCCTTGTAGACCATCTaagtctgttcccctgcctgaacGAAGTCGATTTTGCCTGTAGCGAACATAACAGCTAGTAATAGACTGATCTCGGCTTTTatagctttaaaaagaaaagggttgTTACTTAAACACAGTGGAGTTACTGCCACTCGCACCAACACAGGGGTGGCTCTTctgaagttaatatgcggctccttgtctaggcacctacgctggggctggagctacaggctctaactttccaatgtgctggggggtgctcactgctcaagccctggctctgccacaggccctgcctccactccaccccttcccaccctctcccctgagcctgccatgccctcactcttttacctcccccagcctcctgcagccacaaaacagctgatctggagatgcagggatggagggggaggcactgatcggcagggctgctgacgtattactgtggctctttggtaatgtacattggtaaattctggctccttctcaagctcaggttggccacccctgcaccaaCACAATGCAGAACCACCAATGGAAGCATTATTGTAGGGCTGCGCATGAGTTCTTGGTGTCGACTTTAAGTACAGGGCAACAGGCCAAATTTTGGAGCTCCCCAACTTGAACATTGTCACTTTAAGTTGCAAGCATGCTGGTATCATTGTTGTTAGTAAAGTGTTAATAGTCCAGACCTATTTTCCACCAAAGTAAAGAGAAAGCACAGTTGAAATTGGCACAGGATTAAAATGTTTGTGATAACCCCTCTTAATAGATCAAGGGCCTAATTCTGACCTCACCTTGATTTTACTAAAATTTTAGCTGGTGTAAAGAGTTTAGGGAGTCCATTAACTGCACGCATTTAATCAGCTCCTGTAATTCACAGCCAATGGTACTAGACTTTTGggcatatttgtttaaaaaacattgcATGCAAATGTGTGTTGCTTGATAGATCAGATCTTTCAAAAATCCAACAGAGGAAATGGATGCTAGTATGATAAAGCAGGAAATGTTTACTGCCAGGAAGAGAACAAAATGGTTTGAAGGTCTAGATGTTATTTTGTGGCACTTATATTTATTAATCTGATTCCCTACCCACCTCCATAGCTGATGCAACTGC
Encoded here:
- the C24H1orf56 gene encoding protein MENT → MGLLPGALALLLALQAASALAVGPGGRNQPQEATAHSSSTMISGMTAPTAMATLSDALARATTPEVGGQTLEASSKKVVTPGNGVGYEFTTANGEEYEVITGSNSGYEVTTGNDILSNTMGSGGVIGVGDTRYKWLAWSKWYCNCEMGSMSRVRDIAYTVPSLQLDPDDYNALRFQRVACSYSHCKCSHKHRECEHAKVTCDAPNLYLCAVRDVRRARYRQARHFWIRVRMELKGLWKSIREAFSQLKEEHS